In the genome of Cryptomeria japonica chromosome 8, Sugi_1.0, whole genome shotgun sequence, one region contains:
- the LOC131050608 gene encoding ethylene-responsive transcription factor ERF071-like, with protein sequence MESSTSSMILENVWATFIARESPFPHSQLHGEKNMGDSILSARENDVSCETLKESDFSDVLERLVSLRRWLSANCEALDLVKVNKQSEEGHIVQQEITKGKWVGGCVAAADAGKRYRGVRRRRWGKYSAEIRDTRRQGARVWLGTFLTADEAAMAYDKAAMKMRGAGAHLNFPSEMVDQALAEEYGQSKPGIFRM encoded by the coding sequence ATGGAAAGCTCAACATCCTCAATGATTTTGGAGAACGTATGGGCCACCTTCATTGCGCGGGAAAGCCCTTTCCCACATTCACAACTACACGGCGAGAAGAATATGGGCGATTCCATTCTGAGCGCCAGAGAGAATGATGTTTCGTGTGAGACATTGAAGGAGTCAGATTTCAGTGATGTTTTAGAAAGACTAGTGAGCCTCAGGCGATGGCTATCTGCCAACTGCGAAGCTCTTGACCTAGTCAAAGTGAATAAGCAGTCGGAGGAGGGCCATATTGTGCAGCAGGAGATCACAAAAGGAAAATGGGTAGGTGGATGTGTAGCGGCGGCGGATGCTGGGAAGCGGTACAGAGGTGTACGGCGAAGGCGGTGGGGAAAATACTCAGCAGAAATTCGAGACACGAGGAGACAGGGTGCGCGGGTTTGGCTTGGGACGTTTCTGACGGCGGATGAAGCAGCCATGGCGTACGACAAAGCCGCCATGAAAATGAGAGGCGCTGGAGCTCACTTAAACTTCCCCTCAGAAATGGTCGACCAAGCCCTCGCTGAAGAATATGGCCAATCCAAACCTGGAATTTTTCGTATGTGA